One genomic region from Frateuria soli encodes:
- a CDS encoding YicC/YloC family endoribonuclease has protein sequence MIRSMTAYASAETQGPAGTLSCELRTVNHRYLELSPRLPEELRSFESALRERVAARLSRGKVDLTVRLRGNDARGESLEVDEVTLGRLATLNRELAGRFPGMQVQLTELLRFPGVLRQSETDPEALQAALFEVLERALDALSATREREGAQLASILRDKLGAIERIVGQVREWMPEIRTALRARLEARLADLRQPADPGRLEQELVLQVTRSDVDEELDRLATHVAETRRVLGLKEPVGRRLDFLMQEFNREANTLGSKSVDARTTNAAVELKVLIEQMREQVQNIE, from the coding sequence ATGATCCGCAGCATGACGGCCTACGCCAGTGCCGAAACCCAGGGCCCTGCCGGCACGCTCAGCTGCGAGCTGCGCACCGTCAACCATCGCTACCTGGAGCTCAGCCCGCGGTTGCCCGAGGAGCTGCGCAGCTTCGAGTCGGCACTGCGCGAGCGCGTGGCCGCGCGGCTGTCGCGCGGCAAGGTGGACCTCACCGTGCGTCTGCGCGGCAACGACGCGCGCGGCGAGTCGCTGGAAGTGGACGAAGTGACGCTCGGTCGCCTGGCCACGCTGAACCGCGAACTGGCCGGTCGCTTCCCCGGCATGCAGGTGCAGCTGACCGAGCTCCTGCGCTTCCCGGGCGTGCTGCGCCAGTCCGAGACCGATCCGGAGGCCCTGCAGGCGGCGCTGTTCGAGGTGCTCGAACGTGCCCTGGATGCGCTCAGCGCGACCCGCGAGCGCGAGGGAGCCCAGCTCGCATCGATCCTGCGCGACAAGCTCGGCGCCATCGAACGCATCGTCGGACAGGTCCGCGAGTGGATGCCGGAGATCCGCACCGCCCTGCGCGCGCGCCTGGAAGCGCGCCTGGCCGACCTCAGGCAGCCCGCCGACCCCGGCCGGCTGGAACAGGAGCTGGTGCTGCAGGTGACCCGCAGCGACGTCGACGAGGAGCTCGACCGGCTGGCCACCCACGTGGCCGAGACCCGGCGCGTGCTGGGCCTGAAGGAGCCGGTCGGCCGCCGCCTCGACTTCCTGATGCAGGAGTTCAACCGCGAAGCCAACACGCTTGGTTCCAAGTCGGTCGATGCACGCACGACCAATGCCGCCGTGGAACTCAAGGTGCTGATCGAGCAGATGCGCGAGCAGGTGCAGAACATCGAGTGA